TCGACTATGCGAACAGGATCTGGCGGGCCGGCGGTGATGCCGAGCTGCATGTGTGGTCGGGTGGCTTCCACGCATTCGACATCTTCGCCCCGCACACCACTCTCGCCCAGGGCATGATCCGTGCTCGCGACGCCTGGGTGGAGAAGATCCTTGCCGACTGAACGGTGCGCGGCGGGGGAGTGGCGCTGAGATGCAGGAGTTGCTCGGCAGGATCGCGCGTCTGGACCCGACGGCCAGCTTGGGGCTCCGGGTGATCGCGTGCTTCGACGAGTTGGTGGTGGGCAAACGTCAACACCCGGGCGCTGCTCAGCGCCGCGGCCTCGCTCGCCGGGTGCGTGGCCGGTTTCGAGCAGGATGCCCCGCACCGGCAGGTGCGGATCACCCCCCGCGGCGAGGCGGCCGGCGGAAACGGTGAAGTGCAACGCACCGTCACGCCGGTCGACGACGGCCTGGTGGTGTGGCTGGAGCGGGAGGGCACCCCGCAGGCCAACGATGCCATCATCCTGGAGCGGCTGTCGCTCGCCGTCCGGATCCGGCACGGCCGGAGCAGACATCCGTCCGAGCACCGGCGCGAACTCGGACTGCTGCTCGACGGGTCCGTCGCTGCCGACGAGAGATGCACGGCTGCCGCCGGTCTCGGGTTGCTGCCCACCCTGTGCTACCGGGTCGTGGTGGCGCCGCTGTTCGCGGTGTGGGACAAGCACCCGCGCGGGCCGGAGGACGTGGTGCCGACCGCGTTCGGCCCGTTGCACGCCGTGGTGGTCGCCGAATCGGTGCGAGCGGTGGAGGGCTCACCGACGGGCATAGGCGCCTCGGCGCCGCCCGAGCACCTGCACCGGTCGTTCCGGTCCGCCGTGGCGGCATTGCGCCTGTGCGATCCCCCCGGGGTCGGCTCGGTCTCCGCCGATGACTTCGGCGGGCTCATCCCGTTGATCGCCGATCAGCTCGACGACGGGAGCCTGACCGACGTCGCCGGCCTGGAGACACTCGCGGCGCACCCGTGGGCCGCCCCCACGCTGGATGCCATCGTCCGGACCTCTTCGGTGCGGCACGCTGCCCGGGTGCTGGGGATTCACCACTCGACCATGCAGACCAGGCTGGACACGGTGACCGAGACCCTGGGATGGGACCCGCTGGACGGCCTCGGACGGACCCGTCTGGGCATCGCGTACCTGACCTGGCGACTGCGCCACTCGCGTGTTCTCGACCTGCCCGCCCCGCGCTACGACTGATATGTGAGCAACTTTGTCAACTGGGCGCGGTGAAGCGGGGCCCTTCCTGGCCGGGGAG
This region of Nakamurella alba genomic DNA includes:
- a CDS encoding helix-turn-helix domain-containing protein, with protein sequence MAGFEQDAPHRQVRITPRGEAAGGNGEVQRTVTPVDDGLVVWLEREGTPQANDAIILERLSLAVRIRHGRSRHPSEHRRELGLLLDGSVAADERCTAAAGLGLLPTLCYRVVVAPLFAVWDKHPRGPEDVVPTAFGPLHAVVVAESVRAVEGSPTGIGASAPPEHLHRSFRSAVAALRLCDPPGVGSVSADDFGGLIPLIADQLDDGSLTDVAGLETLAAHPWAAPTLDAIVRTSSVRHAARVLGIHHSTMQTRLDTVTETLGWDPLDGLGRTRLGIAYLTWRLRHSRVLDLPAPRYD